Proteins co-encoded in one Schistosoma mansoni, WGS project CABG00000000 data, supercontig 0393, strain Puerto Rico, whole genome shotgun sequence genomic window:
- a CDS encoding cation transporting ATPase,putative yields the protein MHTPIEKTKDWTQEDQRQEINELDDTVVDVHGVCYIHDVVVEIVETANSCNKHSYVQKSASFMLSQMKCSENVSKYG from the exons ATGCATACACCGATCGAAAAGACCAAAGATTGGACTCAGGAAGATCAACGTCAAGAAATTAATGAACTTGACGATACTGTGGTG GATGTCCATGGTGTTTGCTACATACATGATGTGGTTGTTGAAATAGTTGAAACAGCAAA CAGTTGTAATAAACACTCGTACGTCCAAAAATCTGCCTCGTTCATGCTGTCGCAAATGAAATGTTCTGAAAATGTTAGTAAATATgggtaa